In the genome of Patescibacteria group bacterium, one region contains:
- a CDS encoding alpha/beta hydrolase, protein MQKLFIENRKKQKIAVIVEGGENTKGLVFVMHGLGGFKEQPHIATFAKAFLEKGFTVVRFDTTNSIGESDGKYEDATTTNYYEDLEDVISWAKKQEWHEEPFWLVGHSLGGICITLYAQNYPEKVKAVAPISTVVSGQLSREAHTKEEMADWEKTGWQIRKSNSRPGLIKKLKWSHMEDRLKYDLLPEVKKLAMPILMVVGDQDDSTPVEHQKILFKALLGKKELHIIKGASHTFRDEEHLTEIKGIFLKWIEEIIQNT, encoded by the coding sequence ATGCAGAAATTATTTATTGAGAACAGAAAAAAGCAAAAAATTGCGGTAATAGTGGAAGGGGGCGAAAATACCAAGGGATTGGTTTTTGTTATGCATGGCTTGGGCGGGTTTAAAGAACAGCCGCATATTGCCACTTTTGCTAAAGCTTTTTTGGAAAAAGGGTTTACGGTGGTGCGTTTTGACACGACTAATTCAATTGGCGAAAGCGATGGGAAATATGAAGACGCTACTACTACTAATTATTATGAGGATCTGGAAGATGTAATTTCGTGGGCCAAAAAACAGGAGTGGCATGAGGAACCGTTTTGGCTGGTAGGCCATAGTTTAGGCGGGATTTGTATTACTTTATACGCGCAAAATTATCCGGAAAAAGTAAAAGCTGTTGCCCCCATTTCAACGGTAGTTTCAGGCCAATTAAGCCGAGAGGCTCATACAAAAGAAGAAATGGCTGATTGGGAGAAAACCGGCTGGCAGATTAGAAAAAGTAACAGCCGGCCCGGCCTTATAAAGAAATTAAAATGGTCGCATATGGAAGATAGGTTAAAGTATGACTTATTGCCAGAAGTTAAAAAATTGGCAATGCCAATACTTATGGTTGTTGGCGATCAGGATGATAGCACTCCAGTTGAACATCAAAAAATATTATTTAAAGCTTTGCTAGGCAAAAAAGAGTTGCATATTATAAAGGGCGCGTCGCATACTTTTAGGGATGAAGAGCATTTAACTGAGATTAAAGGAATATTTTTAAAATGGATAGAGGAAATAATACAAAACACGTAA
- a CDS encoding four helix bundle protein, producing the protein MPSFDLEERTAEFARRVIRLCKALPKNSINNRLIGQTVGSAGSVGANYREANDALGKKDFIYRLKIARKEGKEIIHWLGLIEEANPEFKSRMQKIQQEARELKNILSAIICKTEKKR; encoded by the coding sequence ATGCCTAGTTTTGATTTAGAAGAAAGAACTGCGGAATTTGCCAGAAGAGTAATACGTTTATGTAAAGCCTTGCCGAAAAATTCGATAAATAATAGATTGATAGGGCAAACTGTTGGTTCGGCAGGTTCAGTAGGCGCTAACTACAGAGAAGCGAATGATGCTTTAGGTAAAAAAGATTTTATTTATAGACTAAAAATAGCCAGGAAAGAAGGGAAAGAAATTATTCATTGGTTGGGGTTGATAGAAGAAGCAAATCCAGAATTTAAGTCAAGAATGCAAAAGATTCAACAAGAGGCCAGAGAATTAAAGAATATTTTATCAGCGATAATTTGTAAAACGGAAAAGAAAAGATAA
- a CDS encoding four helix bundle protein gives MSSETIKHFTQLFAWQKNHNLVLQVYKLTKKFPKDELFGLVSQIRRAVCSITGNIAEGYGRYHYKDKIRFYTIARGSSA, from the coding sequence ATGTCTAGCGAGACAATTAAACATTTTACCCAACTTTTTGCTTGGCAGAAAAATCATAACTTGGTCTTGCAAGTTTATAAATTAACTAAAAAATTTCCTAAAGATGAACTATTTGGTTTAGTAAGTCAAATAAGAAGAGCAGTCTGCTCTATTACCGGTAATATCGCCGAAGGATATGGCCGGTACCACTATAAGGATAAAATTAGGTTTTATACTATTGCTAGAGGCTCATCAGCCTAA
- a CDS encoding NUDIX domain-containing protein: MKNNGYKYPRVGVGVMIQNDKGEVLLGLRQGSHGAGEWSFPGGHLDFGETIFETAKREVKEETGLEVEEFELISVYDELRYLKTDNKHYLGLGVKAEYKGGEPRVMEPDKCQEWEWFSLDNLPTKMLDNTEGIIKNYKAGKIYQG, encoded by the coding sequence ATGAAAAATAATGGATATAAATATCCTCGAGTTGGCGTCGGCGTGATGATCCAAAATGATAAAGGCGAAGTGCTTTTAGGCCTGCGCCAGGGTTCGCATGGGGCCGGGGAATGGAGTTTCCCGGGCGGTCATCTGGATTTTGGAGAAACTATTTTTGAAACTGCCAAAAGAGAAGTTAAGGAAGAGACGGGTTTGGAGGTGGAAGAATTTGAGCTGATATCCGTATATGATGAGTTGCGTTATTTAAAAACAGACAATAAACATTACTTGGGTTTGGGGGTTAAAGCCGAATATAAGGGCGGTGAGCCAAGGGTAATGGAGCCGGACAAGTGCCAAGAGTGGGAATGGTTCAGCTTAGACAATTTACCAACCAAAATGCTAGACAATACAGAAGGCATTATAAAAAACTATAAAGCCGGAAAGATTTATCAGGGCTAA
- a CDS encoding ECF transporter S component, with the protein MLYTEEQTIARVDARVIAKFLGLAGVAALLPFFIHLQWITGPIINAILILILFLVGIRSALVVCLIPSLMALAGGLLPAILAPVIPFIMISNVIFVLSIEWIYNQNKKEVQGYWLGVLVGAALKFLFLLASVNLIGRLLIKQELTIKVAQMMSWTQFATAVAGGLIAWLVLRWLKRF; encoded by the coding sequence ATGTTATATACAGAAGAACAAACCATAGCTCGCGTGGACGCCCGGGTCATAGCAAAATTTTTGGGCCTGGCCGGCGTAGCCGCGCTTCTGCCGTTTTTTATCCATCTGCAATGGATAACCGGCCCGATTATTAACGCTATTTTGATTTTGATATTGTTTTTAGTGGGAATTAGGAGCGCTTTGGTAGTCTGCCTGATTCCTTCTCTCATGGCCTTGGCTGGCGGTTTATTGCCGGCAATTTTGGCTCCGGTTATACCTTTTATAATGATCAGCAATGTGATTTTTGTTTTAAGCATTGAATGGATTTACAATCAAAACAAAAAAGAAGTTCAAGGCTATTGGCTGGGGGTTTTAGTCGGGGCAGCGTTAAAATTTTTGTTTTTATTGGCTAGCGTAAATTTAATCGGCCGCTTGCTTATCAAACAGGAGTTGACCATAAAAGTGGCGCAAATGATGAGCTGGACCCAATTCGCCACCGCCGTGGCTGGCGGTTTGATTGCCTGGCTGGTATTAAGATGGTTAAAGAGGTTTTAG
- a CDS encoding CCA tRNA nucleotidyltransferase: protein MDKRMNIPGYVQEIIAKLAKAGFEAYIVGGCVRDLFMEKEPGDWDITTEAHPEEILKVFSEGKYENKFGTVLVPIKDKKGKTEDVAEITTYRSEQGYSDRRHPDQVKFEDSLEKDLERRDFTINAMAVKLKTKSEKLKGDDCEIVDLFGGRKDLEKKIIRAVGEPEDRFKEDALRLLRAIRFSCQLGFAIEPKTERAIKKMAGGIKFVSQERIKDELIKILKTNKAYEGMMLVHNNKLLQYILPELERGVGVEQNRHHIYTVFNHSVLSLKYCPNKDWRVKFAALLHDIAKPQAKRIIKGDATFYNHDIIGAKVVKKIMQRMKFSNKDTEKVTNLIRHHMFYYNVGEVTEASVRRLIKKVGEGNLADLIDLRVADRLGSGVPKAKPYKLRHLEYMMKKVRQDPISAKMLKINGDDLIKLLKITPGPKIGAILDVLLSEVIEDPKLNDKKYLEKRSRELNKMELSQLRDKAKSKIEEKKMEDDKELRGEFWVK, encoded by the coding sequence ATGGATAAAAGGATGAATATACCGGGGTATGTTCAAGAAATAATAGCCAAATTAGCCAAAGCGGGCTTTGAAGCTTATATTGTAGGCGGATGCGTGCGTGATTTATTTATGGAAAAAGAACCAGGGGACTGGGATATAACTACGGAAGCGCATCCGGAAGAAATTTTAAAGGTTTTTTCGGAAGGCAAATATGAAAATAAATTCGGAACGGTTTTAGTCCCAATCAAAGATAAAAAAGGCAAAACTGAAGACGTTGCGGAGATAACCACTTACCGTAGTGAGCAGGGCTATAGCGACCGCAGGCATCCGGACCAGGTGAAATTCGAAGACAGTCTGGAAAAAGATTTGGAAAGGCGGGATTTTACAATAAACGCGATGGCGGTAAAACTAAAAACTAAAAGCGAGAAACTAAAAGGAGACGATTGTGAAATTGTTGATTTGTTTGGGGGGCGGAAGGATTTGGAGAAAAAGATTATTCGGGCGGTGGGCGAGCCGGAGGACAGGTTCAAGGAAGACGCTTTGCGCCTGTTGCGGGCCATTAGATTTTCCTGCCAGCTTGGCTTTGCGATTGAGCCAAAAACGGAGAGAGCCATAAAAAAAATGGCGGGTGGAATTAAATTTGTTTCCCAGGAAAGAATAAAAGACGAACTTATTAAAATTCTAAAAACCAATAAGGCTTATGAAGGCATGATGCTTGTTCATAACAATAAATTATTGCAGTATATTTTACCGGAACTGGAGCGGGGAGTCGGGGTTGAACAAAACCGGCATCATATTTATACGGTTTTTAACCATTCGGTTCTGTCATTAAAATATTGCCCAAACAAGGATTGGCGGGTAAAATTCGCGGCTTTGCTTCATGACATTGCCAAGCCGCAGGCCAAAAGGATTATTAAGGGCGACGCCACTTTTTATAACCATGATATTATCGGAGCCAAAGTCGTTAAAAAAATAATGCAAAGAATGAAATTTTCCAATAAAGATACGGAGAAAGTGACAAATTTAATCCGCCACCATATGTTTTATTATAATGTCGGAGAAGTAACCGAGGCTTCGGTCAGGCGATTGATTAAAAAAGTGGGCGAGGGAAATTTGGCGGATTTAATTGATTTGCGGGTGGCAGACCGGCTTGGTTCGGGCGTGCCCAAGGCCAAACCTTATAAATTGCGGCATCTTGAATATATGATGAAAAAAGTAAGACAAGACCCGATTTCGGCCAAGATGCTAAAAATTAACGGCGACGATTTGATTAAATTGTTGAAAATAACTCCGGGACCGAAAATCGGAGCGATTTTGGACGTGCTTTTGTCTGAAGTGATTGAAGATCCGAAATTGAATGATAAAAAATATCTGGAAAAAAGGAGCAGAGAATTAAATAAGATGGAATTAAGCCAGTTGCGGGACAAAGCTAAAAGTAAAATTGAAGAGAAAAAGATGGAGGATGATAAAGAATTAAGGGGGGAGTTTTGGGTAAAATAA
- a CDS encoding [FeFe] hydrogenase, group A: MKKIKIKINGKKISCQPGKTIMAVARENGIFIPGLCYHPDFPTKGNCRICVAEIKGEKKLCLSCQRKAEDGMEIWTDTERVKKTRNLNIELIFAAHIEKCPTCIWNVHCALLDLAERYKIEIKRFPDRKGRRKIYKFANAVEIDGTQCIDCRNCLDACSLLQNINYLELKGKGVDQEIVPTKNKKIDCIYCGQCAVHCPVGAAQEQSQWEAVEKDLADKKKIMVAQFAPSIRVSIGEEFNLPYGKILTDQIVAGLKELGFNHIFDVSFGADMTTMAEAEELLERLNNKETMPLITSCCPAWVKYVEFYHPELIPNLTTARSPHIHLGGAVKTYWADKMKVNSKDIAVVSVMPCTAKKFEASRSELKVKGNFPVDYVLTTREFAWLLKKNNINFPKLKPIKADNVLGIYSGAGVIYGGSGGVMEAALRTAQFLACGKNKGKVCKTKLEFKQVRGLKDVKETAVTVAGKKLRVAVVNGIGNIEPVLENLGKYDYIEVMACPGGCIGGGGQPIPTTDEIRKKRMDALYKLDKSKKIRKAHENKGVLEVLKWLNGQGKLEHQVLHTEYSKK, encoded by the coding sequence ATGAAAAAAATTAAAATAAAAATTAATGGCAAGAAAATAAGCTGCCAGCCGGGGAAAACTATAATGGCGGTAGCGCGGGAAAACGGAATTTTTATTCCCGGGCTTTGCTATCACCCGGATTTTCCCACCAAAGGGAATTGCCGGATTTGCGTTGCGGAAATAAAAGGAGAGAAAAAACTTTGCCTATCTTGCCAAAGGAAAGCGGAAGATGGAATGGAAATATGGACCGACACGGAAAGAGTTAAAAAAACGCGTAATTTGAATATTGAGCTTATTTTTGCCGCGCATATTGAAAAATGCCCAACTTGCATCTGGAATGTCCATTGCGCTCTCCTGGATTTAGCCGAAAGGTACAAAATAGAGATAAAACGTTTTCCCGACCGAAAGGGACGCAGAAAAATTTATAAATTCGCCAATGCCGTGGAAATTGACGGAACCCAATGCATTGATTGCCGCAATTGCCTTGACGCCTGTTCCCTTCTGCAGAACATCAATTATTTAGAATTAAAAGGCAAAGGAGTTGATCAGGAAATAGTGCCGACTAAAAATAAAAAAATTGATTGTATTTATTGCGGGCAATGCGCGGTTCATTGTCCGGTTGGCGCGGCCCAGGAGCAAAGCCAGTGGGAAGCCGTGGAAAAAGATTTGGCGGACAAGAAAAAAATCATGGTTGCCCAATTCGCTCCGTCTATCCGGGTTAGCATTGGCGAGGAATTTAATTTGCCTTATGGCAAGATTCTAACCGACCAAATCGTGGCCGGGTTGAAAGAGCTTGGCTTTAATCATATTTTTGATGTGAGCTTCGGGGCTGATATGACGACTATGGCAGAAGCAGAGGAGCTGCTGGAACGGCTGAATAATAAAGAAACCATGCCTTTAATAACTTCCTGCTGCCCGGCCTGGGTAAAATATGTTGAATTTTACCATCCGGAATTGATTCCCAATTTAACTACGGCCCGCAGCCCGCATATCCACCTTGGCGGGGCAGTAAAGACTTACTGGGCGGATAAAATGAAAGTTAACTCCAAAGATATCGCGGTTGTTTCCGTTATGCCCTGCACGGCCAAAAAATTTGAAGCCTCCCGTTCGGAATTAAAAGTGAAAGGAAATTTTCCGGTTGACTATGTTTTGACAACGAGAGAGTTCGCCTGGCTTTTAAAAAAGAACAATATAAATTTTCCCAAATTAAAACCAATTAAGGCTGATAATGTCTTGGGGATTTATAGCGGAGCCGGAGTTATTTACGGCGGCAGCGGCGGGGTGATGGAAGCGGCTCTGCGCACCGCCCAATTTTTAGCTTGCGGAAAAAACAAAGGAAAAGTTTGTAAAACCAAGCTTGAATTTAAACAAGTGCGCGGCCTAAAAGATGTTAAAGAAACCGCAGTAACTGTGGCAGGGAAAAAGTTACGGGTAGCGGTAGTAAATGGGATCGGCAACATAGAACCGGTTTTGGAAAATTTAGGCAAATATGATTATATAGAAGTGATGGCCTGTCCCGGCGGTTGTATCGGCGGAGGCGGGCAACCCATCCCCACCACTGATGAAATTAGAAAAAAAAGGATGGACGCTTTATATAAATTGGACAAAAGCAAAAAAATAAGAAAAGCCCATGAAAATAAAGGAGTTTTGGAAGTTTTAAAATGGTTAAATGGGCAGGGTAAACTGGAACATCAGGTGCTGCATACGGAATATAGCAAAAAATAA